A window of Pseudomonas guangdongensis contains these coding sequences:
- the rplD gene encoding 50S ribosomal protein L4, which translates to MQLNVNGAQAIEVSERTFGGEFNETLVHQAVVAYMAGGRQGTRAQLTRSEVRGGGKKPWRQKGSGRARAGSIRSPIWRSGGVTFAAKPQDHSQKLNKKMYRAALRSILSELVRQERLVVVEDFAVEAPKTKALVSKLGGLGLNDVLIVTDSLDENLYLAARNLPHVDVRDVQGSDPVSLIAYDKVLVTVSAVKKFEELLG; encoded by the coding sequence ATGCAACTGAATGTGAACGGTGCGCAGGCGATCGAAGTCTCCGAGCGTACCTTTGGTGGCGAATTCAACGAGACCCTGGTTCACCAGGCCGTTGTTGCCTACATGGCTGGTGGCCGTCAGGGCACCCGTGCGCAGCTGACCCGCTCCGAAGTGCGTGGTGGTGGCAAGAAGCCGTGGCGTCAGAAGGGTTCGGGCCGCGCCCGTGCCGGCTCCATCCGCAGCCCCATCTGGCGCTCGGGTGGCGTGACCTTCGCCGCCAAGCCGCAGGACCACTCGCAGAAGCTCAACAAGAAGATGTACCGTGCCGCCCTGCGCTCGATCCTGAGCGAGCTGGTGCGTCAGGAGCGTCTGGTCGTGGTTGAAGATTTCGCCGTGGAAGCGCCGAAGACCAAGGCCCTGGTGAGCAAGCTGGGCGGTCTGGGTCTGAACGACGTGCTGATCGTGACCGACTCGCTGGACGAGAACCTGTACCTGGCAGCCCGCAATCTGCCGCACGTCGACGTGCGCGACGTACAGGGCTCCGACCCGGTCAGCCTGATCGCCTACGACAAGGTGCTGGTCACCGTGTCCGCCGTGAAGAAATTCGAGGAGCTGCTGGGATGA
- the rplW gene encoding 50S ribosomal protein L23, protein MNQERVFKVLLGPHISEKATTLADGKSQFVFKVATDATKLEIKKAVESLFSVKVERVSTLNVKGKTKRTARGFGKRSDWKKAYIALQAGQDLDFASSAE, encoded by the coding sequence ATGAACCAGGAACGCGTATTCAAAGTGCTGCTTGGCCCGCACATCTCCGAGAAGGCCACCACCCTTGCCGATGGCAAGAGCCAGTTCGTTTTCAAGGTTGCCACCGATGCAACCAAGCTGGAAATCAAGAAGGCCGTCGAGTCCCTGTTCAGCGTCAAGGTGGAGCGCGTCAGCACCCTGAACGTCAAGGGCAAGACCAAGCGCACCGCCCGTGGTTTCGGCAAGCGCAGCGACTGGAAAAAAGCGTACATCGCTCTCCAGGCCGGTCAGGACCTCGATTTCGCCAGCAGCGCTGAGTAA
- the rplB gene encoding 50S ribosomal protein L2 — protein MAIVKCKPTSAGRRFVVKVVNADLHKGAPYAPLVEKKSKTGGRNNNGRITTRHIGGGHKQHYRLVDFRRNDKDGIPATVERIEYDPNRTAHIALLKYADGERRYIIAPKGVSAGDQLVAGAHAPIKAGNSLPLRNIPVGSTVHGIELKPGKGAQIARSAGASVQLVAREGAYVTLRLRSGEMRKVLAECRATLGEVSNSEHSLRSLGKAGAKRWKGIRPTVRGAAMNPVDHPHGGGEGRTSGGRHPVSPWGFPTKGAKTRTNKRTDNMIVRRRK, from the coding sequence ATGGCAATCGTTAAATGCAAGCCGACTTCCGCTGGCCGTCGTTTCGTGGTCAAGGTGGTCAATGCCGACCTGCACAAGGGCGCTCCGTACGCTCCGCTGGTCGAGAAGAAGAGCAAGACCGGTGGTCGTAACAACAACGGCCGCATCACCACCCGTCACATAGGTGGCGGTCACAAGCAGCACTATCGTCTGGTCGATTTCCGTCGCAACGACAAGGATGGCATCCCCGCCACCGTCGAGCGTATCGAATACGATCCGAACCGTACTGCGCACATCGCTCTGCTGAAGTACGCCGACGGCGAGCGTCGTTACATCATCGCCCCGAAGGGCGTGAGTGCCGGCGATCAGCTGGTGGCAGGTGCCCATGCGCCGATCAAGGCCGGCAACAGCCTGCCGCTGCGCAACATCCCGGTCGGTTCCACCGTTCACGGTATCGAGCTGAAGCCGGGTAAGGGCGCACAGATCGCCCGCTCCGCCGGTGCTTCCGTGCAGCTGGTGGCCCGCGAAGGCGCCTACGTGACCCTGCGTCTGCGCTCCGGCGAGATGCGCAAGGTCCTGGCCGAGTGCCGTGCGACCCTGGGCGAAGTCTCGAACTCCGAGCACAGCCTGCGTTCCCTGGGCAAAGCCGGTGCCAAGCGCTGGAAAGGTATCCGTCCGACCGTCCGTGGCGCCGCCATGAACCCGGTCGACCACCCGCATGGCGGTGGTGAAGGTCGTACCTCCGGTGGTCGTCATCCGGTGTCGCCGTGGGGCTTCCCGACCAAGGGCGCGAAGACCCGCACCAACAAGCGCACCGACAACATGATTGTCCGTCGTCGCAAGTAA
- the rpsS gene encoding 30S ribosomal protein S19 — translation MPRSLKKGPFIDLHLIKKIEVAVEKNDRKPIKTWSRRSMILPQMVGLTIAVHNGRQHVPVLVNEDMVGHKLGEFAATRTYRGHVADKKAKR, via the coding sequence GTGCCGCGTTCTCTGAAAAAAGGTCCGTTTATCGATCTTCACCTGATCAAGAAGATCGAAGTTGCGGTGGAAAAGAACGACCGTAAGCCGATCAAGACCTGGTCGCGTCGTTCGATGATTCTGCCGCAGATGGTCGGTCTGACCATCGCCGTGCATAACGGTCGCCAGCATGTCCCGGTTCTCGTGAACGAAGACATGGTCGGCCACAAACTGGGCGAGTTCGCCGCTACCCGCACCTATCGCGGGCACGTGGCCGACAAGAAAGCCAAGCGTTAA
- the rplV gene encoding 50S ribosomal protein L22 has product MEVAAKLSGARISAQKARLVADQIRGKKVGEALNLLAFSSKKAAAIIKKVLESAVANAEHNEGADVDDLKVSTVFVNEGRSLKRIMPRAKGRADRIVKRSCHITVKVADK; this is encoded by the coding sequence ATGGAAGTAGCCGCTAAGTTGTCGGGCGCTCGCATCTCCGCCCAGAAAGCCCGCTTGGTCGCCGACCAGATCCGCGGGAAGAAGGTGGGCGAGGCGCTCAACCTGCTGGCATTCAGCAGCAAGAAAGCCGCCGCAATCATCAAGAAAGTGCTGGAGTCGGCCGTGGCCAACGCCGAGCACAACGAAGGCGCAGACGTTGACGACCTGAAGGTCTCCACCGTCTTCGTCAACGAAGGGCGCTCGCTGAAGCGCATCATGCCGCGCGCCAAGGGCCGTGCTGATCGCATCGTCAAGCGGTCTTGCCATATCACTGTCAAGGTTGCGGACAAGTAA